TCGCCGCCGCGCTGCCGGCCTGATCGTTGCCGGAGCCGCAGCGCCCTTTGTAATTCGCCCGGCGAGCGCCCAATTGGTATTGCCCGAGCAGACGACCGTACCGGACATTCTGAAAGGCTCGGGAGAGGTTCGCGTCGCTGAATGGGGGGGCACGACGCAGGAGGCAGAGCAGAAGGCATATTTTGAGCCTTTCGAGAAAGCGACAGGCATCAAGGTTCGGGTCTTCCCTGCAAGCACGGCAAAAATCAAGCCGATGGTCGAAACCGGCAATGTCGAATGGGACGTGATCCACACCGGCCGCACCACGATCGCGAAGCTGATGAAGGCGGGCGATTATTTCGAGAGGATCGACTACTCATTGATCGACGACGGCGTGCCCAAGGAACATCGCCTCGAATATGGTGTGGAGATGCAGATATGGGCCCAAGTGATGGCCTACAGCACCGACGCTTTCAAAGGCGCCGCACCTGTGAGCTGGGCCGATTTCTGGGACACCGAGAAGTTCCCCGGCGATCGTGCGATGTTCGGCATCGGGGACGTTCCCCCGGAGATGGAATTCGCTCTGATGGCTGCCGGAGTGCCCGCCGACAAGATCTATCCAATCGATGTCGATAAGGCCCTGGCAAGCTATGACAAGATAAAGAAGAGCGTCGTTAAATGGTGGCAGACCGGCGCCCAGCCGACGCAGATGCTAACTGATCGCGAGGTCGTCATGACTACCGTCTGGAACGCTCGCATGATGGCTCTGCAGGAGCAAGGCGTACCAGCGGCGATCTGCTGGAACCAGGGAATGTTGAATTCCGATGCTTGGGGCATCCTCAAGGGCGCCAAGAACAAGGCAAACGCCATGAAGTTCGTGGCCTATGCGACCATGCCAATTCCGCAGGCGCGCTTCGCGCTCTCCACTCCCTATGGCGTTACCAATGTCGGCGCTAATAACTACATTCCTCCACTGCGGTTAGCGATGCTGCCGAGCGCACCTGAAAACAAGAAGCAGATGCTCGTCCACAATATGGACTGGTGGATCGACAACGGCGACATGGCTCAGGCCAAATTCAACAAGTGGCTGCTGGGCTAGTGCG
This is a stretch of genomic DNA from Bradyrhizobium sp. CB2312. It encodes these proteins:
- a CDS encoding ABC transporter substrate-binding protein, with the translated sequence MDKHPIRAISRRRAAGLIVAGAAAPFVIRPASAQLVLPEQTTVPDILKGSGEVRVAEWGGTTQEAEQKAYFEPFEKATGIKVRVFPASTAKIKPMVETGNVEWDVIHTGRTTIAKLMKAGDYFERIDYSLIDDGVPKEHRLEYGVEMQIWAQVMAYSTDAFKGAAPVSWADFWDTEKFPGDRAMFGIGDVPPEMEFALMAAGVPADKIYPIDVDKALASYDKIKKSVVKWWQTGAQPTQMLTDREVVMTTVWNARMMALQEQGVPAAICWNQGMLNSDAWGILKGAKNKANAMKFVAYATMPIPQARFALSTPYGVTNVGANNYIPPLRLAMLPSAPENKKQMLVHNMDWWIDNGDMAQAKFNKWLLG